CTTTCGTCGAACAGGTTTGGGTCGATATCGTTTACCTTTTAGCTTCTGTTGGAGCACTTCTAGATTGTCCTCCAGCTTTGCTTCATATCCTTCAATTGTTACTTTATCGACCCCTGGTGCACCTTTGTTCTTCTTTACTTGATAAAAGGCACTTACTAGATTCGCTTTCTTGTACACTTTGTCGTACAAACTGTACCATACACGTCTTTCCATCTGTTATTCCCCTTACGCCACTGCTTTCGTTTCTTCCTTTGCTTCTGCTTCTCCATATGAAATGTCGAACATATCAAGGTTGGTAGCCGATGGCAATACCTTATATTTCACATTTCGGCGATAGACGGTGTACCCTTCTGTTCCACCCTGGCATCAGCCCCCTTGGCTCTTGTCCAGCTTCTGTCTATTTCCGCAGTCATAAGTAAGCCTACTCACATTGTTCTTCTATGGGTCACGCCCTTCGCACGATTCCTCACCTTTTGGGTATAGGTTCGCAACTGTATCTGTGTACAGTTTCACTCATGTGCTGTCCTCGCTACTGTCGCCAGTAGGTCATTGGCATGAGCTTCTCCACTACTATGGCGATCTCTGACTTCTCCCTTTAAAGCTCATCTTGTGTCCTTGGCTTAGCCTTGTAACATCAATACCTACTTTAGGAAGCAGGGAGATCTCAATGGGTCACATCATGTACTTTCCCTCTAATCCAGCCCTCATAACACTTTGAGTTTCCAGCTATTCGGACTTTCTGTTCTCTTGCACAGTCATCCAACTCTCGTGCCAACATGGGATATCAGCTCTGTTCAGAGGTTTGCCTTCAGATCCTCCGCACGCTACTTCACAGTCAACGCACTATCTGTCAGCTAATGCTTGCCGGCTGGCCGATGCATTCGGGACTCTCACCCTTTAGCACATGTGCTGCCACTCGCGAAAAAAACAGCCATGTTATTTTTAACACGGCTGTTGTCTTTATATATTATTGAGTTGGACCTGCTGTAAGGTTCCAAGAAAACATTGTTTCATATTGACCTGCTAAAGCTGTATCTGGGCTTAATGTTAAAGATAATGCATCAGTAGGGAAAGCCGCTGTGAATGTTCCTTTTCCTTCATCGACTGCAGCACTTAAAACATTTACTGGAACATCTAGTGAACCACCTTTTGGTGTTACATATTCTGCACTTGAAGAGCCCGTACCAGCAATTACTGATGAAGGTGCTGCTAAGTTAAGAGACTCTTTAGGCAGTGTATGAGTACCGTCATCTTTTTGTATCGGAGATGCAGATACTTGCACGTTCCAGCCAGCACCTGTTCCTGTTGGGTCAACGATTTTCAAACTATCTAATGATGCAGTTGTTGTTTGAACCGTACCGTCTAATGTTACACCTGCAAAAGTAGTTGCATTTGGTACTTCGATACTGAGTTGACCACCTGTCACTTCAGCATTACCAGACGTACTACCTTCTGATGCTAATGACGGATTTGCGAACAACCCTAATGATATTGTTAATATTGATAAAACAGTTACGATCTTTTTCATCTATTTATTTCCCCCTATAGGTAATTTTTTTTTGAGATAATCTATATCTCACTCACCTTTATCCTCATTTTGGGCATAAAAAAATTCTTACTTATACCTTTGTCGCATAGCAAGAATTTCAAGGAAGTAATAGATACTCCTTTCATTCTTTAGCAACCTGTCGACCATAGCATTTCTTCTTGCCTTAGGCACATGGCTTTGCGTCATTGTCTTTCAACAATTTTGCCTTTTGTAAGGAATGAACATATGAAACTGTTCAATCAGATGGTGTGTGATATATCTTACATTTGTTATCATACCTTGATTTCAGGGCCTTTTCTAGCCATCAAATGTTTCCATTGTTACCAGTGAAAATAATGAAAAAAAAAAAATGAAAGATGATGTATTTTGCATAAAAATAAAGCCCTTTTTCTACTAGATCTTAAGGGCCAGCTGTTATATTTACGATTATTGTCGTCGAATATGTACCTTCCATTGTATGTTCCGGCTCTAGCGTTAAACCTAACGCATGTGACCCAAAGGATACAAGAAAACTTCCAATTCCACCTCCAGCTGAAGCACTTACCAATTTTAATCCGTCGTTTAAATCAATCGCTCCACCTCTTACTTTCAACTCACTTGCTGCCGATGAATGCTCTTCAATATTTGAAAGAACTGGAGCCTCTATATTTAATGACCCTGGAGGAAGACGGTGTCCATGTTGATTTGTAAGCGGTTCTGCTTTAACTGTTATATGCCATCCGTCAGTTAGTGGATATTCATTGTATATTGGAAATGAGTTAATTTGTGCAACGGTTTGTTGAATTTGTCCATTTAATGTAACTGCGGAAAAGTCCCCAATTTCAATTGGCCCTAAAAAAGGCATGAAGTCCTCACCTTTCTCTTGGTCATTACCCCCTTCTGCATGATCAGGCGTCCCAGGTTCCCCTGCATGTTCTGGGTTCTCCGTATCATCTGTATGACCAGGAGGTAATTCATTCTCCTCCGTTGAATCGGCATGTTCAGGCGCCCCATCTTCCTCTGTATGAGGAGGGTTTTCAGTTTCTTCAGTATGTCCTGGGGGCAAACCATCCGCATCTTCTTGACCTGGGGGGAGTTCTTCGGCAGAGGTTGCGCTTGAAATACTCAACGGTGTTGTAATTATAGAAGTCAATAATAAAGAGCCAACAACCACTTTTATCAATTTTACTTTTGTATTCGGAATCGAGTGTCGGATATAGCTCAAGGCAAGAGTGTTTAAACTTGGATGTTTCTCACCAAGCTCGCTAGAAAATTCATACGTATAAATTTGAGGATCTACATGTAATATAGCGCACGTCATATTACACTCATCAAGATAGATATCATGAGATACAAACAGGTTCATTCCTCTCCCCTCCTTACTAACTATCATTTCCAGATGATTGACTACGTAAAAAAGTTTTTGATCAGCTTAAAAAACCTTATTACGATAAACATGTAATAAGGTGGTTCTCCAGACTATTCTGTTTTTCCAATACTTTCATTGTAAAACTGAAAATCATTTCCGCCTCTTTCTTTTACAGTATATAAGGCATCATCGGCTTTGATCACTAATGATTTCATACTCTCACCATGATCAGGATATAATGCAATCCCTACGCTCATCGTCATATCCATTGAGTAGCCGTCATATTCCCAAGGCCTGCTTAAATTCTCATTAATCCGTTCAATGATATTCACTACTTGTTTCTCGTCGTTAATATCCGCTAACAAAATATTAAATTCATCACCACCGATTCTAGCAACCGTATCAACATTCCGTACACTTTCACTAAGTCTTGAAGCGAATTCTTTTATAAACGCGTCTCCACCCTCATGACCAACCGTGTCATTCACGTCTTTAAATTCGTCTCCATCTATAAACAATAAAGCAAAGGATGTATTTTTACGCTTAGCGTTTTCAATCGCTTTTTCCATATGTTCTTTAAACAGTTGCCTGTTAGGTAAATCCGTTAAATAATCATAAAATGCCATTTTCTCAATTTTTGTCTCGAGTTCTTTTCGTTTCGTAATGTCACGTAAAACAGCATGGATTGCAGGCTTTCCTTTATATGTTGTCGTCGTTTCAAAAAACTCCACTTGACGTGCTTCACCATCTAACGTAACGATAGGGCCCTCTACAGGTTCAGAATGCCCACCTTCTAAAAGTTCATTTACTCGCTCTTCTACCGAACTCCGACCAATAAATGGGATAAAATCATTTAATGCTTTTCCGAATAGCTGTTCTTTACTAGAAGCTTCTACAAGCTTCATGAATGCATAGTTTCCGTATTTAATAAACCCTTCTTGATGAATAAGGATCGGGTCTGGAGATTGATCGATTAAGTTACGATAAAACTCTTCATTGTACTTAATAATTTTATTCATTTCATGTTCTTCTGTTATATCTTTCGCGATTCCATAAATTCCGATTACCTCTCCTTCTACAATAATCGGAACATTCTTCACTAAAGTAAGAGCGACCTCCTCATTTTTATGGATAACCTTCACTTTATATTCTTCTGTACTTCCAGCTTTAGCTTTCAAAAAATGTTCATAGGTTTCCTCTAAACATTCTTCTAACACCAATTTTGAAAAGTTTGTTCCTATTAACTCATCTTTATGATAACCAGACAGTCGTTCACCTGCTTGATTGACTGAAAGGAAATTCCCTTCTAAGTCAAGGGCAAACACACTGTCACTGTTATTCTCAACTAATGATTTATATTTTTGTTCGTTAATCGACAGTTCTCTTTCTACTCTTTTCCTTTTCGAGATGTCACGAGTGATCGAAACGATGTAACTAATCTCGCCATTTTCACCAAAAAACGGATTTAAGGAAACCTCTTCAAATGTGTTCATTTGATTATCACTAAACTCAAAGATTACTTTATCCTTACTTTCAATGACTTGCTTATAATGCTCTAACAAAATAAGAGCATAATTTTCAGGAATAACCTCTTCAATTTTATACCCAATTACGTCTTTTTGTCCTATTGAAGCCTGCGCTGTTGAATTAAGAGTAACATACTTAAATTCACCGTCACTTGTTACTTCCATGACAAAAACAAAATCATTAATACAATCGATAAATTCATTTAAAAATGGCAGATGTTTTTCTTTTAATAAGTGTTTCATTTGAAGATCCCTCAAATTCTATGAATTAATACTCGTCCATTTAAAAGACATTCTTGAGTAATATATAATACCCTAATGTACCTAAATTAAAACAAAATAGATAGAGGTCTATTCATGGATATTATGTCAATCCGTGTAATTTTCATGAATATTAATTCACCAATACTAAAAACCCCATTGAAAAAAATCTCTAAGGGGTTGATATGTGCAATTCTTGACTTATTCAAGTAATGTTTTATTAAACTAAATTCACCATTTGTTTAAGTAAGAAATTTTAATTGGGTTTAGTAACCGTCCATCTATTTCTTATAATCACTTAGTTTAAAAAAATACTTATCCCAAGGTTTGCCGAATTTTAATTTGACCATTTTAACATGGATTTCTTAATTGAGAGTGTCTAAATTAGTTATGTACAATTACTTTGGCTAAACATTAAAATCCTTAGGGGATTCAGATTCAATTCGGTTCTAAAAATACCTTATTTACGAAATATGGAGAATAACCTTCTCCAGTTCCATTCAGGTTTTTGTAACTTTTTTTCTAATTTTTTATTAAATTCGTTTTGTAAATGCCATACGTTCTTCTGTTCTTCTCTCATATTTTGTATTTCTTCTTGTAAGTATTCGCTTTTTTGTTTTTCTTGTTGCAGTAATGTTTCGTATTGATCCTTTTGTTGTTCAGATAATTTTTCGATTTTAGTTTGCGTTTTATTAGCGGAATTTCCAATACTAGCACTTATATCATGATGATCTTGCTGGAGCCGAGAAACTGTTGTTTTAAGCTGTGACACACTGTTTGTCAATTGATCATTCTTTTCACGTGTAGCAGCGAGTTCATTGGCTAAAAACATGAATACTTCTTTAAGATCGTTTGGATCGTCGGGAAGGTTTTCATTTGTATCGGGTAGCGCTACCTCTGTTTCAATCGATCCTGCTAGTCTTGCTTTTTGTTGATACACAAGATCTTTAGCTGTATCGTCTAGGGGCTTTTCCGTATCGCGTAACGCTATAAGCGCTTCAATGTCAGTTTGAACAAAGATACGCCTATTCCCCTCTTTAAAAAATTCATACCCATTTCGCTCTAAAATTTGACCATACTTTCGAACAGTAGCTGTTGCAATCTCTACTTCTTCAGCCACTTCCTTTGAAGAGAAACATCGTTCATTCGGTTGTATATCATGTCGCATATCGAACCTCCTTCCCTATTAAATGTGAAGGCTTTCCGATGAGCTTGTAAGTTATATCGCCTAGCGATATAACACAACAGAAAACACTTCATAGTTAAATAATCGTTGATGTGTTATTTATTATAAAGACTACACAATGCATGAAAATTTGTTTTATATAATCTTGCGGAATTCTTTTTCATGCTTCTAACCTTTATTTTAAATTGTGAAACGACCCCCAACCAAAATTGGTTGAGAGCCTTTCAAACGTTGATCATTACTTTGACACGGATGCAACCCAACCTACAAAAATAAGCCCGTGTATAGTAATATACGGAACTTTTTATTCAATTTGACAGGCTTACACTTTACGAGCGTTGAATTTTGTTAGAAGAATAATCATCAACTAGTTTTTTTAAGTTTATATGCGCTTCTCTTACTTTAATCGTTTCATCAATAATTTCCCGAAAACCTTCCAATTCTTTATCTGAAGCATTCAATAAAGGCTTTGAAATGCTTTCGGCGATTTGTTGTAAAGTGAGATCTCTGACCACAAACAGCCACCACCTTTCTTCAATATTATTGGGCTTATCTTTTCTCCTCAATAGTTTTTTCTCGAATGAGATGTTCATTTCCTTTTAACAGTATAAAAATAAACTCTTTATACTATTAGGGTTCGAACGTTGTGCTAGATATTTGGGTATAACTACACAAATGTATTTGACCAAGTAAAAGGGTATCATTCCTTTCTGGAAGAGGAGTAATCTAGACAAAAAAAGGAACGCCAGTTAAGAAAGGCATATGAAGTGAAAAATGCGCTAGACCAGTGGTTTAAAAAAAGTACATTAGAGAATTCGAAAGCTGGTTTAGAAGGGTAGCTTACCGTTGTGGAAGAGTCAGGTGTTTCCTGGTTCCTAACGATAGTAAATACATTTGAAAGAGGGCAAATAGAAATACACCAATCATTTGTGTACCCTTGTAACAATGGCTACATAGAAGTGTGAACAATACAACAAAAGTAACGAAGAGGATGTCGTACGGAATTAAAAGCTCTGAGAGATTACAAATGAAGCTTTTGTGGAGACATATAGTTAGA
The Bacillus shivajii DNA segment above includes these coding regions:
- a CDS encoding ICP22 family protein yields the protein MNLFVSHDIYLDECNMTCAILHVDPQIYTYEFSSELGEKHPSLNTLALSYIRHSIPNTKVKLIKVVVGSLLLTSIITTPLSISSATSAEELPPGQEDADGLPPGHTEETENPPHTEEDGAPEHADSTEENELPPGHTDDTENPEHAGEPGTPDHAEGGNDQEKGEDFMPFLGPIEIGDFSAVTLNGQIQQTVAQINSFPIYNEYPLTDGWHITVKAEPLTNQHGHRLPPGSLNIEAPVLSNIEEHSSAASELKVRGGAIDLNDGLKLVSASAGGGIGSFLVSFGSHALGLTLEPEHTMEGTYSTTIIVNITAGP
- a CDS encoding diguanylate cyclase domain-containing protein, translating into MKHLLKEKHLPFLNEFIDCINDFVFVMEVTSDGEFKYVTLNSTAQASIGQKDVIGYKIEEVIPENYALILLEHYKQVIESKDKVIFEFSDNQMNTFEEVSLNPFFGENGEISYIVSITRDISKRKRVERELSINEQKYKSLVENNSDSVFALDLEGNFLSVNQAGERLSGYHKDELIGTNFSKLVLEECLEETYEHFLKAKAGSTEEYKVKVIHKNEEVALTLVKNVPIIVEGEVIGIYGIAKDITEEHEMNKIIKYNEEFYRNLIDQSPDPILIHQEGFIKYGNYAFMKLVEASSKEQLFGKALNDFIPFIGRSSVEERVNELLEGGHSEPVEGPIVTLDGEARQVEFFETTTTYKGKPAIHAVLRDITKRKELETKIEKMAFYDYLTDLPNRQLFKEHMEKAIENAKRKNTSFALLFIDGDEFKDVNDTVGHEGGDAFIKEFASRLSESVRNVDTVARIGGDEFNILLADINDEKQVVNIIERINENLSRPWEYDGYSMDMTMSVGIALYPDHGESMKSLVIKADDALYTVKERGGNDFQFYNESIGKTE
- a CDS encoding WxL domain-containing protein, whose product is MKKIVTVLSILTISLGLFANPSLASEGSTSGNAEVTGGQLSIEVPNATTFAGVTLDGTVQTTTASLDSLKIVDPTGTGAGWNVQVSASPIQKDDGTHTLPKESLNLAAPSSVIAGTGSSSAEYVTPKGGSLDVPVNVLSAAVDEGKGTFTAAFPTDALSLTLSPDTALAGQYETMFSWNLTAGPTQ